The following DNA comes from Moritella sp. 24.
AAACTAATAATGAAACTTCCCCCGTTACGTGCACTGCAATGTTTTGAAGCGGTAGCCCGTTTTAACAGTTTTTCAAAAGCAGCTGACCAACTTAATATTACGCAAAGTGCAGTGAGTCATCAGGTACGTTTATTAGAAGAGCACTTGGGTGAATCTATGTTTCACCGCAAGGGACGGACTTTGTCATTAACGAATATGGGCGAGCGTTATTACGAAGAGGTGAGTCAGTCATTAGCGAACATATCCACGGCCAGCCAACAGATCCGAGAGGGTAAGTCGGGCAAGATCCGTTTAGCCTTATATAGTTCATTAGCAGTAAAGTGGCTGATCCCACGGTTAGACAATTTACGACAACAATATCCCGAGATCGACTTGTCATTAAACATGGTTGCGGATGAACCTGATTGCAGTGATCAAGTGGCCGATTGTTTTATTACCGTGAACCCGCCGAAACGTAACTTTGTGAGTCAGTTTTTGTATGCCGAACGTTTGTATCCAGTGTGTGGTAAAAAGATCTGGCAGCAGATCCAAGATCAATCGCTACCCGAAGCATTATGGCAATACCCGTTATTGTCGGTGCAATCTGTGTTTCCCGATGATGAACTTGGAGAAGATTGGCAACGCTGGTGTGAGTTAGGCGGATTTTCGTTACCCGCAGAAGCCAAGATGAACTACTTTAGTCACATGCTTATGGCGGCAGAAGCAGCGCGCTATGATCAGGGCATAACTTTACTTAATCATTATTTGATGAACGATCAGGATAGACAGCATAACTTTGTGCGTATCCCTATGCACGAGATCTTAACGGGTGATAACTTCTATTTTGTGTACAAAAAATCACGGGCGAAACAAACGGATATTTTGAAACTTGGTCGCTGGCTTGAACAACAATGCTATGACCAAGAACAGTAGGGCAGGATAAGGTAACGTACCCATAATGGTTAAAAGTGATTAAGGACTGGGCAGCGTGGCAGAGGCATTCGTTTGGCTATGGTCTTGATCTGGGTGAAATGCTAATATAATAGTCATTATTCTAAATACATTAATCTATTGGTAAGGTCCTCACATGGATAAAGTTAAACTTCCTCTTTTTGCTGACGTAAATGCGCAGTTACAACAAAGTGATTTATTAGTGAACCCTGCCGATGTGCACGGTGTGATCTGTGGTCTATTATGTGGCGGCGTTAAGCTAGACAGCAAAGCATGGTTGGCTCCGTTTGACGAGTTAATCAACGAAGGCCTTGGTATTCCTGATTCACTTGAATCAATACTGGCTGACGTTTATAACGGCAGTGAAGCAGCACTAAAAGACATGACATTAGGCTTTGAACTGTTGATCCCTGATATGGACCAACCGTTAGAAACGCGTATGGAAGCATTAGCTGAATGGGTACAAGGTTTCCTTGGCGGTTTTGGTATGGTGCACTCAACATCAACGAAAGCCAGCGATGACGTAAAAGAACTGATTGCTGACTTCGCTAGTATCGCGCAAATGGACGTTGATACTGACGATGACAGCAACGAAGCGGAAGAAGCCTTTTACGAGATCGTAGAATACGTTCGTATGGGTGCAACATATTGTTTTAATGAATTAAGTGACGGTGACGTTAAAGCTGCACCTGTGCTACATTAATCATTAGTTGTTGTGATTTACTGATAACGGTAACGATAGTGCCGTTATCAGATAAAAAAATGATTTATCGCAAGCGCACCTAAAAGGATACTTGTTATAACAGGTGTTATGATGAGGTTAGGCTGCCGCCCGTTGTTATCGTTATTTGTAGTGATAACGATTAATGATAGATTGTTGTAGATAGATTTAGGTAAATAGGACAAGGAGTGTTTTATGTCTTTAATAAACAAGTTAACGGCAAAGCTGAGCAATAAGTCACCCGCTTCAGCAGACCCTATCATCTTGCCAGAAACGGCTTTTACCCACGAACAGCATGCACAGCGTAATACAGAATTTAGCCAGCGTTACCACGCTTATACCAACCCACAACAAGCCTTTGAATTTTGTCGAGCACAAGCCGATGAAGGTGTTGTTATGGCCCTGTATTTATTAGCGCTGCAATATGAGCAAGGTGATGGTCAGCAAACGTATTTAAGCCAAGCGGTTAACTGTTATCAACGTGCAGCTGATTGTGATCATCCTGAGTCGTTGTTTAATTTAGCGTTATTGCAATTACAAGGGCAACTGGGTAAACCAAATTCAGTCCGTGCATTTAGCTATTTTGAGCAAGCCGCTAAATTAGGTTTAGTACAGGCACAGTATAATTTGGCCAGTATGTTGGATCAGGGATCTGGTTGTTTTCAAGATCAACAAGCGGCATTTGATTGGTACAACAAAGCGGCTGCGCAAGGGTTTACCCAAGCGTGGCAGAACATTGCGGTGATGTACTACCGTGGTGAAGGCGTTGATAAAGATAAATTAAAGGCGTATGCCTGGACATTATTAGCAGCAAAAGCAGGTGTTGAAGAAGCGGTTGCTGCAGAACCAGAGATGACACAAGCGTTAAACTCGACCGAAATATTGGTGGGTAAAGCGCAATTTGATCACTTACAGCAAGGCTTTTTAGCTTACTTGCCAATCGAAACCCGATTTGAAGGTTAACAGCGTTTGATTGTTCGACCTTATCGGCTTTTGTTATAGTGTCATCGTTTTTTAATTTCAATAACTTGTTAGGATCGAAATGTCAGTGGTTGAATATGATATTGCAATTGTTGGGGCCGGTATGGTCGGTGCGACACTTGCGCACGCAGTAAGCCAAATTAAACGCGAAGATGGGTGTCAGTTATCTATTGCATTAATTGATGCAAATCCGCCTACAACCAGTAACCATCCTGGTTTTGATGCACGTGTCATTGCGCTATCTTACGGTTCACAACAGATCTTAACGCAGTTTAACTTGTGGGATAAGATCGCTCCTACAGCGACAGCCATTAAACATATTCATGTGTCTGATCGTGGTCACTGGGGTTTTACACGTCTTGATCACAGTGAATATAATATTTCCGCATTAGGGCAAGTTATTGAGCTGCAAACCACTGGGCACATTTTACAACAAGATCTGGCTAGTACTGACAATATAAAATGGTATTGCCCAAACCAGCTCGTTAGCCTAGATCGTCAAATCGATCATACCGACCTAACCCTTGATGACGGCCAGCAATTACGCTGTAAGTTATTAGTCGGTGCCGACGGTAACAACTCAATGGTTCGTCAGTTAACGAATGTGCCAATTGAAGTCACTGATTTTGAACAAACAGCGATCATTGCCAATGTGACCACAAGTAAAGCCCATGAAAGTAAAGCTTACGAGCGTTTTACTGACACGGGGCCATTGGCATTATTACCAATGACAGATCAACGCAGTTCATTAGTATGGTCTGTACGTACAGATGAAGTTGGCGCGATCATGGCATTAAGTGATGATGCATTCTTATCTCGCTTACAACAGCGTTTTGGTTATCGTTTAGGTAAATTTATTAAAACGGGCCAACGTTTTTCTTATCCGCTGTTGTTAACAGAAGCGTTAGAACCAACTCAACATCGTAGTGTTGTGATTGGTAATGCAGCACATGCCTTACACCCAATTGCAGGGCAGGGTTATAACTTAGGCCTGCGCGATGTGGCAGTATTGCATCACCAAATTGAACAAGCGTTTTTAGCCGAGCAAGACTTGGGCGACCAAGCCGTGACTAAAGGTTATTGGAAAAAACGTCAAGGCGATCATCAAACAACGATTTGGATGACGACGTCATTAGCGACCTTATTTGCGAATAACTATGCACCGCTGGTGGCAGGTCGTAATTTAGCCCTGCATACCATGGGTTATAAACCAGAATATAAACGCGTATTAGCACGCCAAGCACTTGGCGCGTTCAAGCTATTTTAAGCGCTTTAACGTTATTTAACTCTTTTAGAGCTTAGTATTAGAATTAGGATTTTATATGCAATCTTATGATATTGCGGTTGTTGGCGGTGGCATGGTTGGACTTGCTTTTGCTGCAGCGTTAAAGGAAACCACCCTTAAGATCGTGGTTATTGAAGGTAATGAGATTAATCGTGAATTAGGTGAATCGCCTGAATTACGCGTGAGCGCGCTAAGTCGTGCAAGCCAAAACATATTACAAAACTTAGATGTGTGGTCTGGTATCGAAAGCCGCCGCCATCAAAGTTATGACGCAATGCAAGTGTGGGATCGCAATGGCTTTGGTCATATCGATTTTGACGCAGAAGCATTGATGACAGACAGCTTAGGTCATTTAGTTGAAAACAAAGTGATCCAATTAGCACTGTTAGAGCAAGTTGAAAAAGCCAGTAACATTACCTTATTAACAGGTACACGTATTAGTAAGCTAAGCCGTGGCGATAACGCTGGTTGGTTAACGCTAGAAGGTCAAGAACCAGTTTATGCGAAGTTAATCGTGGGTGCTGATGGTGCGAATTCGTGGACGCGTTCACAAGTGAAAATTCCGCTGACGACATGGGATTATAATCACCATGCAATCGTTGCGAATATTCGTACTGTTGAACCGCATCAATCTTGTGCTCGTCAGATCTTTAATCCAGAAGGCCCATTAGCGTTTTTACCGTTATGGCAACCGGATCTGTGTTCGATCGTATGGTCATTACCACCCGAACGCGCAACAGAATTATTGGCAATGGACGACGCTGAGTTTAACAAACAGCTTACCGTGGCTTTTGATGGTCGTTTAGGCTTATGTAAAGTGGAAGGTCAGCGTCAAGCATTCCCGCTTAAAATGCGTTATGCCCGTAGCTTTGCTGCCGAGCGTGTGGCATTAATTGGTGATGCAGCCCATACCATTCATCCATTAGCCGGGCAGGGGGTGAACCTTGGTTTACTCGATGCCGCGAGTCTGGCGCAATGTGTACTTGAAAACCACCTTGCCAATAAAGACTTAGGAACACATGCTAACTTGCGTAAATTTGAACGCTGGCGTAAAGCTGAAGCAGCAGTGATGATTTCGAGTATGGAAGGACTAAAACGCTTATTTAGTGGTGGTCATCCTGCCAAGCGTATTTTCCGTGATATTGGTTTAACGCTATCGAATACATTACCTGGGCTAAAGCAAACTTTCATTAAACGTGCGATGGGTTTGGATGGTGAGCTACCTGATCTCGCGAAATCAGATCGCACTCGCTGAGCCAGTTCACATAATTATTAAATAGTGTAATTAATCAGCGTCGATTATTCGACTTGAAATGAGAATAACTAATGTAAACGCCCTGTTTGCATTAGTTATAATAATGTGAAAGGTGTTGGTTTTAATCATAATACTAGTCTAATAATTGTTAATATAGCTCTTACTTGGTAATACCAACTGCTTTTGTTCATTTTTTTGTGATCTACAACGTCATTAGCCCCCTCAAATAACTTTTTCCTCTATTTAAGTGTTAGCCTTGCGCGCATTATTATTTGTTTAATCATTAGATTTTCTATTCTTTAAATATTTTTAACGGATGCTATCTAAGGGTATAATCAAATTATTATCATGTAATAGGCTTTACATGAAAGACAACAAAGCAATTTTACTTGATCCCAAAGTCTTGATTAATAACTGTCAATTAAAGGAATTATAGAATGGCTCAACAAACAGTACTGTTCCCGAAGCACGTAGAAGCAGGGGCAAAAATGGTGGACTTTCATGGTTGGGATATGCCAATCAATTACGGTTCCCAGATTGCTGAACATAATGCTGTACGCGAAGATGCGGGTATGTTCGATGTGTCACACATGACCATCGTTGATATCAAAGGCTCTGACGCTAAGTCGTTCTTACGTTATTTACTTGCCAATGATGTGGCAAAATTAACTGTTTCTGGTAAAGCTCTTTATACCGGAATGTTACAACAAGATGGTGGGGTTATTGATGACCTTATCGTTTACTTCTTCAATGATGAATACTACCGCCTCGTGGTAAATTCAGCTACTCGTGTTAAAGATCTAGCATGGATCAACAAACAAGCTGCAGAGTTCTCTGTAAACGTAACTGAATTACCTGAACTGTCTATGATTGCAGTGCAGGGCCCGAAAGCAAAAGAAAAAGCCGCTACTGTATTCACAGCTGAGCAAAACGCTGCTGTTGAAGGCATGAAGCCTTTCTTTGGTGTACAAGCGGGTAGTTTGTTTATTGCTACAACGGGTTATACCGGTGAAGCAGGTTATGAGATTGTCGTTCCACAAGAAGAAGCTTGCGATTTATGGCAGAAGCTTGTGGACGCAGGTGTTCAACCAGCAGGTTTAGGCGCACGTGATACGTTACGTCTAGAAGCTGGTATGAACCTTTATGGTTTAGATATGGATGAAACTGTATCGCCGCTAGCCGCTAACATGGGCTGGACGATTGCTTGGGAACCACAAGAACGTGACTTTATTGGTCGCGCAGCACTAACAGCTCAAAAAGCTGAAGGTACTGACAAACTTGTTGGTTTAGTGCTTGAAGCAAAAGGTGTATTACGTACTGGTCAAAAAGTCGTATTCACTAATGCAGCAGGCGAAGCATGTGAAGGTGTTATCACAAGTGGTAGCTTCTCACCAACGTTAGGTTTTAGTATTGCATTTGCACGTGTTCCAGCATCAATCGGTGAAACGGCTGAAGTTGAAATGCGTAAAAAGTTTGTACAAGTTGCAGTGACTAAACCAGCGTTCGTTCGTAATGGTAAAAAACTAGTTTAGTGCTACGTTTGATTTAACTGAAAATTGTATGACGTCAGCTGGATTACACAAGTTCTACTTATAAGGAACAGTAATTCAGTGTCTACAGCGTTACCAAATAAAAACATAATCATTTAAGTAAAAGACAAAAGGAATTTCAACAATGAGTAATATCCCAGCTGAACTAAAATATGCATCTTCACACGAATGGGTTCGTAACGAAGGCGACGGTACTTACACTGTCGGTATTTCTGACCATGCTCAAGGCCTTTTGGGTGACATGGTATTCGTTGACTTACCAGACGTAGGTGATGAAGTTGAAGCAGGCGAAGATTGCGCAGTAGGCGAATCTGTTAAAGCTGCATCAGACATCTACGCGCCAATCTCAGGTGAAGTTGTAGAAATTAACGAAGAATTAGAAGATTCTCCAGAGTTAGTAAACTCGGATGCATTCACTGAAGGTTGGTTATTCCGTATCAAAGCATCTGACGAGAGCGAGTTAGAAAACTTGCTAGACGCTGATGCTTACGCTGCGTCAATCGAAGACTAATTGTTGTTGAAACCCTGAGCTTGCCTCGGGGTTTTTTTTAGTACTAATTTAAGTTTATTATTTGTTAATAGTATAAATACAGGGAATTGCATGAAAACCCATACCCCACTTGCCCAGTTAGAGCAGATTGATAATTTCGCCCGTCGCCACATTGGCCCTTGCGAAACAGAAACTAAAGCCATGTTAACGAAAGTTGGCGCTGAATCTTTAGAAGACCTTATTCAACAAACCGTTCCAAGCTCAATCTTATTGGCAGAAGACGTTGTTGCTGGCCGCCAGTTATCAGAAGTTGCAGCACTGCAAGAATTAAAAGCCATCGCAGCCAAGAACACAGTAAACAAAAGCTACATTGGTATGGGCTATTACGGTACCAATGTACCGAATGTTATCCTACGTAACGTATTCGAAAATCCAGGCTGGTACACGGCATACACGCCTTACCAACCAGAAATTGCACAAGGTCGTTTAGAAGCTCTTCTTAACTTCCAAACCATGACTTGTGATTTAACAGGCATGGATTTAGCAAGCGCATCTTTACTTGACGAAGCAACAGCAGCAGCTGAAGCAATGGCAATGTGTAAGCGTGTTTCTAAAAACAAAAAATGCGATAACTTCTTTATCGCCGACAGCGTACACCCACAAGTAGCTGACGTGATGATCGAACGTGCAGAGCACTTCGGTTTCACTGTTATTCAAGGCCCAGCAGAAACAGCGCCTGAGCATGACTTGTTTGGTGCCGTGCTACAGTACCCAGGTACGAACGGTGACGTAACAGATATCAGCGATATTATTGCTGCTATCCAAGCTAAAAAAGGTGTTGTTGCAGTTGGTTCTGATTTATTAGCGCTTACACGCATTAAATCACCAGCAGAACTTGGCGCAGACATGGCGTTTGGTAGTTCACAACGCTTTGGTGTTCCAATGGGTTATGGCGGTCCACACGCGGCTTTCTTTGCTACATGTGACAAGCATAAGCGTTCTATGCCAGGTCGTATCATTGGTGTTTCTAAAGACACACATGGTAAACCAGCACTACGTATGGCGATGCAAACGCGTGAGCAACACATCCGCCGTGAAAAAGCGAACTCAAACATTTGTACAGCGCAGGTACTACTAGCGAACATGGCTGGTTTCTACGCAACATATCACGGTCCAGAAGGCCTGAAAGATATTGCTAAGCGTGTACACCGTTTCACTGATTTATTAGCAGCAGGTCTTGTTAAAGGTGGTTTAAGCCTAACAAACAACACTTGGTTCGATACAATCACTGTACAGCTAGACAACGACCAGTTAGACAACAAAGAAAAAGTTGTTACGCGCGCACTTGCTGCAGGCATTAACTTCCGTCTTGACGCTGAACATCAAGTGGGTATCAGCATTGATGAAACAATCACGCAAGCTGACCTAGTGACATTATTCGACGTATTACTTGGCGATGACCACGGTATCTCGATTGATGTACTAGAAGCTGAATTAGCGGCAACGGGTAGCACATCTATCCCTGCGTCAGTTGAGCGTGAATCTGCATTCCTAACACACCCAGTATTTAACTCTCATCATTCAGAAACAGAAATGATGCGTTATATTAAATCTCTGGAAAATAAAGATTTAGCCCTTAACCATTCAATGATTTCATTAGGCTCTTGTACGATGAAACTGAATGCAGTTGCAGAAATGATCCCAGTAACATGGCCTGAATTCAGCAACATGCACCCGTTCTGCCCAGCAGATCAAGCGGTTGGTTATAAAGTGATGATTGACCTGCTAGAAGACTGGTTAGTTAGCATCACAGGTTACGATTCAATTTGTATGCAACCTAACTCGGGTGCGCAAGGTGAATATGCTGGTCTATTAGCAATCCACAAATACCATGAGTCTCGTGGTGAATCACATCGTAACATTTGTCTTATCCCTAGCTCTGCGCACGGTACTAACCCTGCATCAGCGCAAATGGCGGGTCTGAAAGTTGTTGTAACTAAGTGTGATGAAAACGGTAACGTTGACGTTGAAGACTTACGTGAAAAAGCGATTGAACTGAAAGACAACCTTTCTTGCATCATGATCACGTACCCATCGACTCACGGTGTATACGAAGAAACGATTAAAGAAATCTGTGAAATAATTCATGACAACGGCGGCCAAGTTTACATGGACGGCGCGAACATGAACGCACAGGTGGCACTGACTTCACCGGGTTCTATGGGTTCTGACGTTTCTCACCTTAACCTACATAAAACATTCGCTATCCCACACGGTGGCGGTGGTCCAGGTATGGGTCCTATCGGCGTGAAAGCACACCTTGCACCATTTGTTGCTGGTCACGCTGTTGCAGACACTGGTAAAGAAAGCCGTAACAACGGTGCGGTATCTGCTGCACAGTTCGGTAGCGCAAGCATCTTGCCTATTACGTGGATGTACATCAACATGTTAGGTACACAGGGCCTGAAAGCGTCTACACAGACAGCTATCTTAAACGCTAACTACCTAGCTCAAAACTTAGACCCACTGTTCCCAGTGCTTTATAAAGGCCGTAATGATCGTGTTGCTCATGAGTGCATCATTGATTTACGCCCACTTAAAGAAGCGACTGGTATTACAGAGTCTGATGTTGCTAAACGTCTAATGGATTATGGTTTCCACGCGCCAACAATGAGCTTCCCAGTTGCGGGTACGTTAATGATTGAGCCAACTGAATCAGAATCTAAAGCTGAACTAGATCGTTTCATCGAAGCAATGACAAGCATCCGTGCTGAAATCGCTAAGATTGAAGCGGGTGATTTGACTGCAGAACAAAGTCCATTACATCACGCTCCACATACACTAGCTGAT
Coding sequences within:
- a CDS encoding LysR substrate-binding domain-containing protein, which produces MKLPPLRALQCFEAVARFNSFSKAADQLNITQSAVSHQVRLLEEHLGESMFHRKGRTLSLTNMGERYYEEVSQSLANISTASQQIREGKSGKIRLALYSSLAVKWLIPRLDNLRQQYPEIDLSLNMVADEPDCSDQVADCFITVNPPKRNFVSQFLYAERLYPVCGKKIWQQIQDQSLPEALWQYPLLSVQSVFPDDELGEDWQRWCELGGFSLPAEAKMNYFSHMLMAAEAARYDQGITLLNHYLMNDQDRQHNFVRIPMHEILTGDNFYFVYKKSRAKQTDILKLGRWLEQQCYDQEQ
- a CDS encoding UPF0149 family protein: MDKVKLPLFADVNAQLQQSDLLVNPADVHGVICGLLCGGVKLDSKAWLAPFDELINEGLGIPDSLESILADVYNGSEAALKDMTLGFELLIPDMDQPLETRMEALAEWVQGFLGGFGMVHSTSTKASDDVKELIADFASIAQMDVDTDDDSNEAEEAFYEIVEYVRMGATYCFNELSDGDVKAAPVLH
- a CDS encoding tetratricopeptide repeat protein, giving the protein MSLINKLTAKLSNKSPASADPIILPETAFTHEQHAQRNTEFSQRYHAYTNPQQAFEFCRAQADEGVVMALYLLALQYEQGDGQQTYLSQAVNCYQRAADCDHPESLFNLALLQLQGQLGKPNSVRAFSYFEQAAKLGLVQAQYNLASMLDQGSGCFQDQQAAFDWYNKAAAQGFTQAWQNIAVMYYRGEGVDKDKLKAYAWTLLAAKAGVEEAVAAEPEMTQALNSTEILVGKAQFDHLQQGFLAYLPIETRFEG
- the ubiH gene encoding 2-octaprenyl-6-methoxyphenyl hydroxylase, translating into MSVVEYDIAIVGAGMVGATLAHAVSQIKREDGCQLSIALIDANPPTTSNHPGFDARVIALSYGSQQILTQFNLWDKIAPTATAIKHIHVSDRGHWGFTRLDHSEYNISALGQVIELQTTGHILQQDLASTDNIKWYCPNQLVSLDRQIDHTDLTLDDGQQLRCKLLVGADGNNSMVRQLTNVPIEVTDFEQTAIIANVTTSKAHESKAYERFTDTGPLALLPMTDQRSSLVWSVRTDEVGAIMALSDDAFLSRLQQRFGYRLGKFIKTGQRFSYPLLLTEALEPTQHRSVVIGNAAHALHPIAGQGYNLGLRDVAVLHHQIEQAFLAEQDLGDQAVTKGYWKKRQGDHQTTIWMTTSLATLFANNYAPLVAGRNLALHTMGYKPEYKRVLARQALGAFKLF
- a CDS encoding FAD-dependent 2-octaprenylphenol hydroxylase, with protein sequence MQSYDIAVVGGGMVGLAFAAALKETTLKIVVIEGNEINRELGESPELRVSALSRASQNILQNLDVWSGIESRRHQSYDAMQVWDRNGFGHIDFDAEALMTDSLGHLVENKVIQLALLEQVEKASNITLLTGTRISKLSRGDNAGWLTLEGQEPVYAKLIVGADGANSWTRSQVKIPLTTWDYNHHAIVANIRTVEPHQSCARQIFNPEGPLAFLPLWQPDLCSIVWSLPPERATELLAMDDAEFNKQLTVAFDGRLGLCKVEGQRQAFPLKMRYARSFAAERVALIGDAAHTIHPLAGQGVNLGLLDAASLAQCVLENHLANKDLGTHANLRKFERWRKAEAAVMISSMEGLKRLFSGGHPAKRIFRDIGLTLSNTLPGLKQTFIKRAMGLDGELPDLAKSDRTR
- the gcvT gene encoding glycine cleavage system aminomethyltransferase GcvT, whose translation is MAQQTVLFPKHVEAGAKMVDFHGWDMPINYGSQIAEHNAVREDAGMFDVSHMTIVDIKGSDAKSFLRYLLANDVAKLTVSGKALYTGMLQQDGGVIDDLIVYFFNDEYYRLVVNSATRVKDLAWINKQAAEFSVNVTELPELSMIAVQGPKAKEKAATVFTAEQNAAVEGMKPFFGVQAGSLFIATTGYTGEAGYEIVVPQEEACDLWQKLVDAGVQPAGLGARDTLRLEAGMNLYGLDMDETVSPLAANMGWTIAWEPQERDFIGRAALTAQKAEGTDKLVGLVLEAKGVLRTGQKVVFTNAAGEACEGVITSGSFSPTLGFSIAFARVPASIGETAEVEMRKKFVQVAVTKPAFVRNGKKLV
- the gcvH gene encoding glycine cleavage system protein GcvH; the protein is MSNIPAELKYASSHEWVRNEGDGTYTVGISDHAQGLLGDMVFVDLPDVGDEVEAGEDCAVGESVKAASDIYAPISGEVVEINEELEDSPELVNSDAFTEGWLFRIKASDESELENLLDADAYAASIED
- the gcvP gene encoding aminomethyl-transferring glycine dehydrogenase, with the translated sequence MKTHTPLAQLEQIDNFARRHIGPCETETKAMLTKVGAESLEDLIQQTVPSSILLAEDVVAGRQLSEVAALQELKAIAAKNTVNKSYIGMGYYGTNVPNVILRNVFENPGWYTAYTPYQPEIAQGRLEALLNFQTMTCDLTGMDLASASLLDEATAAAEAMAMCKRVSKNKKCDNFFIADSVHPQVADVMIERAEHFGFTVIQGPAETAPEHDLFGAVLQYPGTNGDVTDISDIIAAIQAKKGVVAVGSDLLALTRIKSPAELGADMAFGSSQRFGVPMGYGGPHAAFFATCDKHKRSMPGRIIGVSKDTHGKPALRMAMQTREQHIRREKANSNICTAQVLLANMAGFYATYHGPEGLKDIAKRVHRFTDLLAAGLVKGGLSLTNNTWFDTITVQLDNDQLDNKEKVVTRALAAGINFRLDAEHQVGISIDETITQADLVTLFDVLLGDDHGISIDVLEAELAATGSTSIPASVERESAFLTHPVFNSHHSETEMMRYIKSLENKDLALNHSMISLGSCTMKLNAVAEMIPVTWPEFSNMHPFCPADQAVGYKVMIDLLEDWLVSITGYDSICMQPNSGAQGEYAGLLAIHKYHESRGESHRNICLIPSSAHGTNPASAQMAGLKVVVTKCDENGNVDVEDLREKAIELKDNLSCIMITYPSTHGVYEETIKEICEIIHDNGGQVYMDGANMNAQVALTSPGSMGSDVSHLNLHKTFAIPHGGGGPGMGPIGVKAHLAPFVAGHAVADTGKESRNNGAVSAAQFGSASILPITWMYINMLGTQGLKASTQTAILNANYLAQNLDPLFPVLYKGRNDRVAHECIIDLRPLKEATGITESDVAKRLMDYGFHAPTMSFPVAGTLMIEPTESESKAELDRFIEAMTSIRAEIAKIEAGDLTAEQSPLHHAPHTLADIVDANWDRAYDRETAVYPVAYVKKDKFWPTVNRIDDVYGDRNLFCSCPPVESYND